A genome region from Hevea brasiliensis isolate MT/VB/25A 57/8 chromosome 9, ASM3005281v1, whole genome shotgun sequence includes the following:
- the LOC131183025 gene encoding ETO1-like protein 1 isoform X1, giving the protein MRTFFPSESCKESQLHALNPQSWLQVERGKLSKLTSSKFSSCSSSSSAESLIKVPEPPVLPFFKPVDYVEVLAQIHEELESCPPQERSNLYLLQFQVFRGLGEVKLMRRSLRSAWQKSSTVHEKLVFGAWLKYEKQREELISDLLATCGKCAEEFGPIDIVSQLHADLNSNSNETAIMNADCNLRNVIFRIGDEKIVCDRKKIAGLSAPFHAMLNGCFSESLCEIIDFSENNISPLGFKAISEFSVTGNLNEVSPNILLEILIFANKFCCERLKDACDRKLASLVSSVEDAVELMEFALQENSSVLAASCLRVFLHELPTCLNDDRVVEIFSHADKQKRIIMVGAASFSLYCLLSEVAMNLDPQSNKTACFLERLVESAETKQQKLLAFHQLGCVRLLRKEYDEAERLFEAALNAGHIYSVSGLARLGYIRGHRLWAYDRLSSVISSITPLGWMYQERSLYCEGINKYEELEKATELDPTLTYPYMYRAASLMRRQNVQAALAEINRILGFKLELECLELRFCFYLALEDYQAALCDVQAILTLSPDYRMFEGRVAAYQLRTLVCEHVGNWTTADCWMQLYERWSSVDDIGSLSVIYQMLESDAPKGVLYFRQSLLLLRLNCPEAAMQSLQLARQHASTEHERLVYEGWILYDTGHCEGGLRKAEESIKLNRSFEAFFLKAYALADSSRDPSGSVTVVSLLEDALKCPSDRLRKGQALNNLGSVYVDHGKLDLAGDCYINALKIRHTRAHQGLARVHFLRNDKAAAYEEMTKLIEKARNNASAYEKRSEYCDRELAKADLEIVTKLDPLRVYPYKYRAAVLMDNHKEKEAIAELSRAIAFKADLHLLHLRAAFYEHIGDVLAALRDCRAALSVDPNHQEMLEFHSRVNSHEL; this is encoded by the exons ATGAGGACTTTCTTCCCCTCTGAGTCATGTAAAGAGTCACAACTCCATGCTTTGAATCCACAGTCATGGCTTCAGGTTGAAAGAGGGAAACTATCGAAACTCACTTCTTCCAAGTTCTCTTcgtgttcttcttcttcatctgc AGAATCTCTTATCAAGGTCCCTGAACCTCCAGTGCTACCCTTTTTTAAACCCGTTGATTATGTAGAAGTTTTAGCTCAGATTCATGAAGAACTTGAATCATGTCCTCCACAAGAGAGGTCAAATCTATATTTGTTGCAATTTCAGGTCTTTAGGGGCCTTGGAGAAGTCAAATTGATGCGAAGAAGCCTCCGTTCAGCCTGGCAGAAGTCAAGCACTGTGCATGAGAAGCTCGTATTTGGGGCTTGGTTAAAATATGAGAAGCAAAGAGAGGAGCTTATTTCCGACTTGCTTGCCACTTGTGGTAAATGTGCAGAAGAGTTTGGACCAATAGATATTGTCTCGCAGCTTCATGCTGATTTAAATTCGAATTCTAATGAGACTGCTATAATGAATGCCGACTGTAATTTGAGAAATGTGATTTTTAGAATTGGAGATGAGAAGATAGTTTGTGATAGGAAGAAAATTGCGGGCCTTTCTGCTCCATTCCATGCTATGCTTAATGGGTGTTTCTCAGAATCTCTTTGTGAAATCATAGATTTTTCTGAAAACAACATATCCCCTTTGGGATTTAAGGCAATAAGTGAATTCAGTGTGACTGGAAATTTGAATGAAGTCTCCCcaaatattttgctagaaatattgATTTTTGCAAACAAGTTTTGTTGTGAAAGGCTAAAAGATGCATGTGATAGGAAACTTGCATCTTTGGTTTCCTCTGTAGAAGATGCTGTAGAACTTATGGAATTTGCTCTTCAAGAGAACTCTTCCGTCCTTGCTGCATCATGTTTGCGAGTTTTCTTGCACGAGCTTCCTACTTGTTTGAATGATGATCGAGTGGTGGAAATATTTAGCCATGCTGATAAACAAAAAAGAATTATTATGGTTGGGGCTGCCTCATTTTCTCTGTACTGTTTATTAAGTGAAGTTGCCATGAACCTTGATCCTCAGTCCAATAAAACAGCTTGCTTCCTAGAAAGGTTGGTGGAATCAGCTGAAACCAAGCAGCAGAAACTTTTGGCTTTTCATCAGTTGGGATGTGTAAGGCTTTTGAGGAAAGAGTATGATGAAGCTGAACGTCTTTTTGAGGCAGCTTTGAATGCTGGTCATATATATTCTGTATCAGGTTTGGCTAGACTGGGTTACATTAGGGGCCATAGACTTTGGGCTTATGACAGGCTTAGCTCTGTGATTTCCTCTATTACCCCACTGGGATGGATGTATCAAGAGAGGTCCCTGTACTGCGAAGGCATTAATAAATATGAGGAACTTGAGAAAGCAACTGAGTTAGACCCGACTCTCACATATCCCTACATGTATCGTGCTGCTTCTTTGATGAGGAGACAGAATGTCCAAGCTGCACTTGCAGAAATCAACAGGATTCTTGGTTTTAAACTTGAATTGGAATGCTTGGAACTccgattttgtttttatcttgctCTTGAGGATTACCAAGCAGCCCTTTGTGATGTTCAGGCAATTCTTACACTCTCCCCAGATTATAGAATGTTTGAGGGGCGGGTGGCAGCATACCAACTTCGGACCCTTGTGTGTGAGCATGTTGGGAATTGGACAACAGCAGATTGTTGGATGCAATTGTATGAGAGGTGGTCTTCAGTTGATGATATAGGATCCCTCTCTGTCATATACCAAATGCTTGAATCTGATGCACCAAAAGGGGTTCTATATTTCAGACAGTCTCTGCTTCTTCTTAG GTTGAACTGTCCTGAGGCTGCCATGCAAAGCTTACAATTAGCCCGTCAACATGCTTCAACTGAACATGAACGTCTAGTTTATGAAGGATGGATCTTGTATGACACTGGTCATTGTGAGGGAGGGCTTCGAAAAGCAGAGGAATCTATCAAACTTAATAGGTCTTTTGAGGCCTTCTTCCTTAAAGCCTATGCACTGGCTGACTCTAGCCGTGATCCATCTGGTTCTGTAACTGTTGTTTCATTGCTTGAAGATGCTTTGAAGTGCCCTTCAGACAGATTGCGGAAAGGGCAG GCACTTAACAATCTTGGAAGCGTCTATGTTGACCATGGGAAATTAGATTTGGCAGGTGATTGCTACATAAATGCGCTTAAGATCAGACACACAAGAGCGCACCAGGGTCTTGCAAGAGTCCATTTTCTCAGAAATGACAAGGCTGCTGCATATGAGGAAATGACTAAACTGATTGAGAAGGCCAGGAATAATGCATCTGCTTATGAAAAGAGGTCTGAGTACTGTGACCGTGAACTCGCAAAAGCAGATCTTGAAATTGTGACAAAATTAGATCCACTTCGAGTGTACCCTTACAAATATCGAGCTGCAG TGTTGATGGACAACCACAAGGAGAAGGAAGCCATTGCAGAACTATCACGGGCAATTGCATTCAAAGCAGACCTTCACCTTCTACACTTGAGGGCTGCATTCTATGAGCACATTGGTGATGTCTTGGCCGCCCTACGTGACTGTCGAGCTGCTCTCTCCGTGGACCCAAACCATCAAGAAATGTTGGAATTTCACAGTCGCGTAAACAGCCATGAACTTTGA
- the LOC131183025 gene encoding ETO1-like protein 1 isoform X2 encodes MRRSLRSAWQKSSTVHEKLVFGAWLKYEKQREELISDLLATCGKCAEEFGPIDIVSQLHADLNSNSNETAIMNADCNLRNVIFRIGDEKIVCDRKKIAGLSAPFHAMLNGCFSESLCEIIDFSENNISPLGFKAISEFSVTGNLNEVSPNILLEILIFANKFCCERLKDACDRKLASLVSSVEDAVELMEFALQENSSVLAASCLRVFLHELPTCLNDDRVVEIFSHADKQKRIIMVGAASFSLYCLLSEVAMNLDPQSNKTACFLERLVESAETKQQKLLAFHQLGCVRLLRKEYDEAERLFEAALNAGHIYSVSGLARLGYIRGHRLWAYDRLSSVISSITPLGWMYQERSLYCEGINKYEELEKATELDPTLTYPYMYRAASLMRRQNVQAALAEINRILGFKLELECLELRFCFYLALEDYQAALCDVQAILTLSPDYRMFEGRVAAYQLRTLVCEHVGNWTTADCWMQLYERWSSVDDIGSLSVIYQMLESDAPKGVLYFRQSLLLLRLNCPEAAMQSLQLARQHASTEHERLVYEGWILYDTGHCEGGLRKAEESIKLNRSFEAFFLKAYALADSSRDPSGSVTVVSLLEDALKCPSDRLRKGQALNNLGSVYVDHGKLDLAGDCYINALKIRHTRAHQGLARVHFLRNDKAAAYEEMTKLIEKARNNASAYEKRSEYCDRELAKADLEIVTKLDPLRVYPYKYRAAVLMDNHKEKEAIAELSRAIAFKADLHLLHLRAAFYEHIGDVLAALRDCRAALSVDPNHQEMLEFHSRVNSHEL; translated from the exons ATGCGAAGAAGCCTCCGTTCAGCCTGGCAGAAGTCAAGCACTGTGCATGAGAAGCTCGTATTTGGGGCTTGGTTAAAATATGAGAAGCAAAGAGAGGAGCTTATTTCCGACTTGCTTGCCACTTGTGGTAAATGTGCAGAAGAGTTTGGACCAATAGATATTGTCTCGCAGCTTCATGCTGATTTAAATTCGAATTCTAATGAGACTGCTATAATGAATGCCGACTGTAATTTGAGAAATGTGATTTTTAGAATTGGAGATGAGAAGATAGTTTGTGATAGGAAGAAAATTGCGGGCCTTTCTGCTCCATTCCATGCTATGCTTAATGGGTGTTTCTCAGAATCTCTTTGTGAAATCATAGATTTTTCTGAAAACAACATATCCCCTTTGGGATTTAAGGCAATAAGTGAATTCAGTGTGACTGGAAATTTGAATGAAGTCTCCCcaaatattttgctagaaatattgATTTTTGCAAACAAGTTTTGTTGTGAAAGGCTAAAAGATGCATGTGATAGGAAACTTGCATCTTTGGTTTCCTCTGTAGAAGATGCTGTAGAACTTATGGAATTTGCTCTTCAAGAGAACTCTTCCGTCCTTGCTGCATCATGTTTGCGAGTTTTCTTGCACGAGCTTCCTACTTGTTTGAATGATGATCGAGTGGTGGAAATATTTAGCCATGCTGATAAACAAAAAAGAATTATTATGGTTGGGGCTGCCTCATTTTCTCTGTACTGTTTATTAAGTGAAGTTGCCATGAACCTTGATCCTCAGTCCAATAAAACAGCTTGCTTCCTAGAAAGGTTGGTGGAATCAGCTGAAACCAAGCAGCAGAAACTTTTGGCTTTTCATCAGTTGGGATGTGTAAGGCTTTTGAGGAAAGAGTATGATGAAGCTGAACGTCTTTTTGAGGCAGCTTTGAATGCTGGTCATATATATTCTGTATCAGGTTTGGCTAGACTGGGTTACATTAGGGGCCATAGACTTTGGGCTTATGACAGGCTTAGCTCTGTGATTTCCTCTATTACCCCACTGGGATGGATGTATCAAGAGAGGTCCCTGTACTGCGAAGGCATTAATAAATATGAGGAACTTGAGAAAGCAACTGAGTTAGACCCGACTCTCACATATCCCTACATGTATCGTGCTGCTTCTTTGATGAGGAGACAGAATGTCCAAGCTGCACTTGCAGAAATCAACAGGATTCTTGGTTTTAAACTTGAATTGGAATGCTTGGAACTccgattttgtttttatcttgctCTTGAGGATTACCAAGCAGCCCTTTGTGATGTTCAGGCAATTCTTACACTCTCCCCAGATTATAGAATGTTTGAGGGGCGGGTGGCAGCATACCAACTTCGGACCCTTGTGTGTGAGCATGTTGGGAATTGGACAACAGCAGATTGTTGGATGCAATTGTATGAGAGGTGGTCTTCAGTTGATGATATAGGATCCCTCTCTGTCATATACCAAATGCTTGAATCTGATGCACCAAAAGGGGTTCTATATTTCAGACAGTCTCTGCTTCTTCTTAG GTTGAACTGTCCTGAGGCTGCCATGCAAAGCTTACAATTAGCCCGTCAACATGCTTCAACTGAACATGAACGTCTAGTTTATGAAGGATGGATCTTGTATGACACTGGTCATTGTGAGGGAGGGCTTCGAAAAGCAGAGGAATCTATCAAACTTAATAGGTCTTTTGAGGCCTTCTTCCTTAAAGCCTATGCACTGGCTGACTCTAGCCGTGATCCATCTGGTTCTGTAACTGTTGTTTCATTGCTTGAAGATGCTTTGAAGTGCCCTTCAGACAGATTGCGGAAAGGGCAG GCACTTAACAATCTTGGAAGCGTCTATGTTGACCATGGGAAATTAGATTTGGCAGGTGATTGCTACATAAATGCGCTTAAGATCAGACACACAAGAGCGCACCAGGGTCTTGCAAGAGTCCATTTTCTCAGAAATGACAAGGCTGCTGCATATGAGGAAATGACTAAACTGATTGAGAAGGCCAGGAATAATGCATCTGCTTATGAAAAGAGGTCTGAGTACTGTGACCGTGAACTCGCAAAAGCAGATCTTGAAATTGTGACAAAATTAGATCCACTTCGAGTGTACCCTTACAAATATCGAGCTGCAG TGTTGATGGACAACCACAAGGAGAAGGAAGCCATTGCAGAACTATCACGGGCAATTGCATTCAAAGCAGACCTTCACCTTCTACACTTGAGGGCTGCATTCTATGAGCACATTGGTGATGTCTTGGCCGCCCTACGTGACTGTCGAGCTGCTCTCTCCGTGGACCCAAACCATCAAGAAATGTTGGAATTTCACAGTCGCGTAAACAGCCATGAACTTTGA
- the LOC110672178 gene encoding probable protein phosphatase 2C 51, whose translation MIASLLFGVVLITIPSSYGLSVSCMMEYDDGGAPAVYGYPECPQWVLSPAGSLQNQNLNCQFAILQGRRDYQEDAIACNLDIKVPLLAKDAGKNGFEEEAVGIVAVFDGHGGKECSEMASKLLFDYFYLHVVFQSYKVMAHHNGVLPSSDYKSFQLEILKEALSKTIGDIDLRFSQEAIKNNFYSGSTATVVLLYGRQILVANVGDSKALLLSEKIQSALRTEGDSTAHLSATALTYDHHPDREDERARIEAAGGSVTNWGVPRVSGVLAMSRSIGDVYLKRYGVIAEPEYTGWRPLTTNDTHLVVASDGIFESLTPQDIGNLIFQWNSHFQGIEDSKMPVSCLSSTSLAECIINTAYEKGSHDNLSVIIVPLT comes from the exons ATGATAGCGTCACTCTTATTTGGAGTTGTACTGATTACGATCCCATCTTCATATGGGTTATCGGTGTCATGTATGATGGAGTATGACGATGGTGGCGCTCCGGCCGTTTATGGATATCCGGAGTGTCCACAGTGGGTTCTTTCTCCTGCTGGATCTCTTCAAAATCAAAACCTGAATTGCCAGTTTGCCATCCTTCAGGGACGCAGGGACTACCAAGAGGATGCTATAGCTTGTAATCTTGATATCAAAGTACCATTACTGG CTAAGGATGCTGGCAAAAATGGGTTTGAGGAGGAAGCAGTTGGAATTGTAGCAGTATTTGATGGCCATGGTGGAAAGGAATGTAGTGAGATGGCTTCAAAACTTCTTTTTGATTACTTTTACCTGCATGTTGTGTTCCAATCATACAAGGTAATGGCACATCATAATGGGGTGTTACCCTCAAGCGATTATAAATCATTTCAGCTGGAAATTCTTAAAGAAGCATTATCCAAGACAATTGGTGATATTGATCTCAGGTTTTCTCAG GAAGCTATTAAAAATAACTTTTACTCTGGCTCTACTGCCACTGTTGTTCTTTTGTATGGTCGGCAAATATTAGTTGCCAATGTCGGTGACTCGAAGGCTCTTCTTTTATCGGAGAAAATTCAGTCTGCTCTGAGGACTGAAG GTGATTCAACAGCTCATCTATCGGCAACAGCATTAACATATGATCATCATCCAGACAGGGAAGATGAAAGAGCTCGAATTGAAGCAGCTGGTGGTTCTGTCACTAACTGGGGTGTGCCTCGAGTCAGTGGAGTGCTTGCCATGTCTCGTTCCATTGGTGATGTATATCTGAAAAG GTATGGCGTTATAGCTGAGCCCGAGTATACAGGTTGGAGGCCTTTAACTACTAATGATACGCATTTGGTGGTTGCATCTGATGGCATATTTGAGAGCTTGACGCCACAGGATATTGGTAATCTGATTTTTCAATGGAATTCACATTTCCAAGGAATTGAAGATTCAAAGATGCCAGTCTCATGCCTGTCTTCAACCTCATTGGCAGAGTGTATTATAAATACTGCATATGAGAAAGGCAGCCATGATAACTTGTCTGTTATAATTGTTCCCTTGACTTGA